From Triticum urartu cultivar G1812 chromosome 2, Tu2.1, whole genome shotgun sequence, a single genomic window includes:
- the LOC125540274 gene encoding ubiquinone biosynthesis protein COQ4 homolog, mitochondrial — MLAARVNLKGWQQAAVAVGSAFGALLDPKRADLIAALGETTGKPAFERVLQRMKNSAEGREILLERPRVISTRVSHAWDMPENTFGAAYAQFMGSRNFSPDDRPPVRFMETDDLAFVATRAREVHDFWHVLFGLPTNLIGETALKVIEFEQMFLPMCMLSVVGGSARFSEKQRRLFFQHYFPWATKAGVKATDLMSVYYEKHFHEDLEEVRRSWGIVPCPDPKATSSA, encoded by the exons ATGTTGGCCGCGCGTGTGAACCTCAAGGGCTGGCAGCAGGCGGCAGTTGCAGTTGGTTCGGCGTTCGGGGCCTTGCTTGATCCGAAGAGAGCTGATCTGATAGCTGCGCTTGGGGAGACTACCGGGAAGCCTGCATTCGAGCGGGTGCTCCAGCGCATGAAGAACAGCGCCGAAGGCAGG GAAATTCTTTTGGAGCGTCCTCGGGTTATATCCACTCGGGTTTCACACGCCTGGGACATGCCTGAGAACACGTTCGGTGCTGCCTACGCTCAGTTCATGGGATCAAGGAACTTCTCACCAGACGACCGCCCACCTGTTCGCTTCATGGAAACCGACGACCTCGCCTTCGTCGCAACCCGTGCCCGTGAGGTGCACGACTTCTGGCACGTGTTGTTCGGCCTCCCAACCAACCTGATCGGCGAGACTGCTCTCAAGGTGATCGAGTTCGAGCAGATGTTCCTCCCGATGTGCATGCTCTCTGTCGTTGGGGGCTCCGCGAGGTTCAGCGAGAAGCAGAGGAGGCTGTTCTTCCAGCACTATTTCCCATGGGCGACCAAGGCAGGTGTCAAGGCTACTGATCTGATGTCCGTGTACTATGAGAAGCACTTCCATGAAGATCTGGAGGAGGTGAGGAGGAGCTGGGGGATCGTGCCATGCCCGGATCCCAAGGCGACAAGCAGTGCTTAG
- the LOC125540273 gene encoding small glutamine-rich tetratricopeptide repeat-containing protein 2, translated as MATAMAVAGAACASRPPRPPRRRGTAPPRAAAGAVEIRVCTNRTCARQGGREVLAALEGLSPPPPRVDVASCGCLGRCGAGPNVGASVPGRGNAIFGHVGTAARAAQLLEHLLGAAEFDAAAGLAALALREKAEAALADGDAAQAEALFTESIAMDAPGGLHLAYGGRCKARLAIGDTAGALADAEEAIRVAPKFPQSHLLRGDALFALGEYHSAEDAYARALDLDPSIRRSKSFKARLEKLREKLVTVSSSSS; from the exons ATGGCGACGGCGATGGCCGTGGCGGGAGCAGCCTGCGCCTCCCGGCCGCCGCGCCCACCGCGCCGGAGAGGGAccgcgccgccgcgcgccgcGGCGGGGGCTGTGGAGATACGGGTCTGCACGAACCGCACGTGCGCGCGGCAGGGCGGGCGCGAGGTGCTCGCGGCGCTCGAGGGGCtctcgccgcccccgccgcgcGTCGACGTGGCTTCCTGCGGGTGCCTGGGCCGCTGCGGGGCCGGGCCCAACGTCGGCGCCTCCGTCCCGGGCCGCGGCAACGCTATATTCGGCCACGTGGGCACGGCGGCCCGCGCCGCGCAGCTCCTGGAGCACCTCCTCGGCGCCGCCGAGTTCGACGCCGCCGCGGGGCTCGCCGCGCTGGCCCTACGGGAGAAGGCCGAGGCCGCCCTCGCCGACGGGGACGCCGCCCAGGCGGAGGCCCTCTTCACCGAG AGCATCGCAATGGATGCTCCCGGTGGACTGCATCTGGCCTACGGAGGCAG GTGTAAGGCGAGACTGGCGATTGGTGATACCGCCGGTGCACTCGCAGATGCCGAGGAGGCGATAAGGGTAGCTCCCAAATTTCCTCAG TCTCACTTGTTGCGAGGGGATGCACTATTCGCACTGGGAGAGTACCACTCCGCAGAGGATGCGTATGCACGTGCCTTAGATCTTGACCCATCTATTCGCCGGTCCAAGTCTTTCAAG GCCCGCTTGGAAAAGCTACGGGAGAAGCTTGTCACTGTCAGCAGTAGTTCATCATAG